The following coding sequences are from one Novipirellula artificiosorum window:
- a CDS encoding DUF5372 family protein produces the protein ARLHESSTAPDLVGDERTFTITHPFHPLRGCRFALVRHRKNWGEDRVYFHDDEGRLRAIAASWTNFSLQDPFCKVAAGRCAFRFVDLSELVVLLRQIAHRTDAALEKLQK, from the coding sequence GTGCGCGTTTGCATGAGTCGTCAACTGCACCTGATTTGGTCGGTGACGAAAGAACTTTCACGATCACGCATCCGTTTCATCCGCTTAGGGGATGTCGGTTTGCGTTGGTGAGGCATCGAAAGAACTGGGGAGAGGATCGTGTCTATTTCCATGACGACGAGGGGCGTCTTCGCGCGATTGCTGCGTCCTGGACGAACTTTTCGTTACAAGACCCCTTTTGCAAGGTTGCCGCGGGTCGATGTGCGTTTCGTTTTGTTGACCTGAGTGAGTTGGTCGTTTTGCTACGTCAGATCGCTCATCGAACGGACGCTGCTTTGGAAAAACTACAGAAATGA